The following are encoded together in the Chlorocebus sabaeus isolate Y175 chromosome 20, mChlSab1.0.hap1, whole genome shotgun sequence genome:
- the S100A8 gene encoding protein S100-A8, producing the protein MLTELEKALNSIIDVYHKYSLIKGNYHAIYKDDLKKLLEAECPQYIRKKGADAWFKELDINTDGAINFQEFLILVIKMGVEAHKESHKEGHKE; encoded by the exons ATGTTGACAGAGCTGGAGAAAGCCTTGAACTCCATCATCGACGTCTACCACAAGTACTCCCTGATAAAGGGGAATTACCATGCTATCTACAAGGATGACCTGAAGAAATTGCTAGAGGCTGAGTGTCCTCAGTATATCAGG AAAAAGGGTGCAGATGCCTGGTTCAAAGAGTTGGACATCAACACCGATGGCGCAATTAACTTCCAGGAATTCCTCATACTTGTGATAAAGATGGGCGTGGAAGCCCACAAAGAAAGCCACAAAGAAGGCCACAAAGAGTAG